A region from the Melioribacter roseus P3M-2 genome encodes:
- the ccoG gene encoding cytochrome c oxidase accessory protein CcoG yields the protein MNKTAEDVSRETFRDSISTVTKEGKRRWIYPKKPSGKFYRARTIVSVFLLLFLVASPFIKVAGRPFILFNVLERKFVVFGIYFGPQDIYFFALAMIAFIVSIFLFTVVYGRLFCGWICPQTVFMEMVFRKIEYWLEGDAKEQRKLNQLPMNPRKFRIKAAKHIIFFAISFAIANIFLAYIIGSDNLLKYITHSPALHAGTFIAVLIFSGVFYFVFSYFREQACVLVCPYGRLQGVMLDENSIVIHYDYRRGEPRGKLRRGEERNAGDCIDCNQCVEVCPTGIDIRNGTQLECVNCTACIDACDYVMDRIGKPKGLIRYASKNEIETGRRPIMTPKAVGYTVVLFLLLFLISFLLINRAELDVNILRTPGLLSQDQPGNRISNLYDIKIVNKTSKEIIPKIEVDNINAEIKIIGENLKVKPQSIAEAKFFIILPKSEIKTIKTPLTVNVYANDKVIKKINTSFLARTEKK from the coding sequence ATGAACAAAACTGCGGAAGATGTAAGCAGGGAAACTTTTAGGGATTCGATATCCACGGTTACCAAAGAAGGCAAAAGACGCTGGATTTATCCGAAAAAACCTTCGGGTAAATTTTACCGGGCAAGGACTATTGTAAGCGTTTTTTTGCTGCTGTTTCTTGTGGCTTCCCCGTTTATAAAAGTTGCCGGTCGCCCTTTTATTTTGTTTAATGTGCTGGAGCGTAAATTCGTCGTGTTCGGTATCTATTTCGGTCCGCAGGACATCTACTTTTTTGCGCTTGCAATGATTGCCTTTATTGTATCGATTTTCCTCTTCACCGTGGTTTACGGCAGACTTTTTTGCGGCTGGATTTGTCCTCAAACCGTTTTTATGGAAATGGTATTCAGAAAAATCGAGTACTGGCTGGAAGGCGACGCTAAGGAACAGCGCAAACTAAATCAACTGCCGATGAATCCGCGTAAGTTCAGAATTAAAGCCGCAAAACATATTATATTTTTTGCAATCTCTTTCGCAATAGCGAATATTTTTCTGGCTTACATAATCGGTTCTGATAATTTACTCAAATATATAACTCATTCGCCGGCGCTTCATGCCGGAACTTTTATAGCCGTGTTAATTTTCTCGGGCGTATTTTATTTCGTCTTTTCATATTTCAGAGAACAAGCCTGCGTGCTGGTTTGTCCATACGGCAGACTCCAGGGCGTAATGTTAGACGAAAACTCAATTGTAATTCATTACGATTATAGGAGAGGGGAACCGAGAGGAAAACTGCGGCGCGGCGAAGAAAGAAACGCCGGAGATTGTATCGATTGCAATCAATGCGTGGAAGTTTGTCCGACAGGCATCGACATAAGGAACGGCACTCAACTCGAGTGCGTAAATTGCACGGCATGCATCGACGCCTGCGATTACGTTATGGATCGAATCGGCAAACCGAAGGGGCTTATTAGGTATGCTTCCAAAAATGAAATCGAAACCGGGAGAAGACCTATTATGACGCCCAAAGCCGTGGGATATACCGTCGTACTTTTCTTACTGCTCTTTCTTATTTCCTTTCTTTTGATTAACAGGGCTGAGCTCGACGTTAATATACTCAGAACGCCCGGATTGCTTTCCCAGGATCAACCGGGGAATAGAATCAGCAATCTTTACGACATTAAAATTGTGAATAAAACTTCGAAAGAAATTATTCCCAAAATAGAAGTCGATAATATAAATGCGGAAATTAAAATTATCGGCGAGAATCTGAAAGTAAAACCGCAGAGCATAGCCGAAGCTAAGTTTTTTATAATTCTTCCCAAATCGGAAATAAAAACAATTAAAACTCCTTTGACCGTAAATGTTTATGCGAACGACAAAGTTATCAAGAAAATCAACACTTCCTTTTTAGCAAGAACGGAGAAAAAATGA
- a CDS encoding heavy metal translocating P-type ATPase yields the protein MNERKTEKEPVSEKIICFHCGDECVDDSIAVGDKYFCCNGCKTVYEILNSANLCDYYNIEPGAGIKKKTNSYRNYEFLDDPELKEKLIDFSDGKITTVSFHIPQIHCSSCIWALENLNKLDPGVLASRVNFPKKKLFVKYSEEKTSLRKIVELLDAINYEPLLTFEGKEEDKLKEINRKLYFKIGIAGFCFGNIMMLSFPEYLSLGVNSDPEIKTVFSYLNLLLALPVLFYSASDYFKSAFKGLKNKIVNIDVPIALGIIVLFLRSLYEITTSTGAGYLDSLAGLVFFLLIGKVFQNKIYHSLSFERNYKSYFPISVTIRKDSGETAIPLEKLKVGDRMIIRNGEIAPADSILIKGEAFIDYSFVTGESDPVKLKNGDVIYAGGRQQGGTIEAESIKEVSQSYLTRLWNDASFRKEEESLTESLVDFVSKYFTAIVISIAVATFFYWSPESYLIAFNAFTAVLIVACPCALALSIPFTFGNTLRIFGRNKFYLKSVSVVETLSKITAVVFDKTGTITDNKYPEVKFIPSGQIDRTELMPAIKSLVINSSHPLSRTIAGYLSEFKAQNISDFREYPGKGLQARFNGKLFKIGSPEFTGYDAFLTSDSSSNVTVTSDGKALGYFRIKTKYRNKLDEVISRLKSKYKLYLLTGDTEKEKANLEKYFGSGKVLFRQSPFDKLEFIKKLKERGEVVMMIGDGLNDAGALQKSDAGVSISDNINNFTPACDAILDADSFGSLHKFLEYSVVSRYIVYASFAISFVYNVVGLYFATSGKLEPVIAAILMPLSSITIVLFTTVATTIFAKIKGLL from the coding sequence ATGAACGAAAGGAAAACTGAAAAAGAGCCTGTATCGGAAAAAATAATATGTTTCCATTGCGGCGACGAATGCGTTGACGATTCGATTGCTGTAGGCGATAAATATTTCTGCTGCAACGGATGTAAAACCGTCTATGAAATTCTTAATTCGGCAAATTTGTGCGACTATTATAATATAGAGCCCGGCGCCGGAATAAAAAAGAAAACCAATTCTTACAGAAACTACGAATTTCTCGACGACCCGGAGTTGAAAGAAAAGTTAATCGACTTCAGCGACGGAAAGATTACAACGGTTTCGTTTCATATTCCTCAAATCCATTGCAGTTCGTGCATTTGGGCGCTCGAAAATCTGAATAAACTCGATCCGGGCGTGCTTGCTTCCCGCGTAAATTTCCCGAAGAAAAAATTGTTCGTCAAATATTCGGAAGAAAAAACCTCTCTCAGGAAAATTGTAGAGCTGCTCGACGCAATCAATTACGAACCGCTTCTGACGTTCGAAGGCAAAGAAGAAGACAAACTCAAGGAAATCAACAGAAAACTCTATTTCAAAATCGGCATTGCCGGATTTTGTTTCGGTAACATTATGATGCTCAGTTTTCCCGAGTATCTTTCGCTCGGCGTCAATTCCGACCCCGAAATCAAAACCGTATTTTCGTATCTGAATCTTCTGCTGGCTTTGCCGGTATTGTTTTACAGCGCTTCGGACTATTTTAAGTCTGCCTTCAAAGGTCTCAAAAATAAAATTGTTAACATCGACGTGCCGATTGCGCTCGGAATTATCGTTCTCTTTTTAAGGAGTCTTTATGAGATAACAACTTCGACCGGCGCGGGTTATCTCGATTCGCTGGCGGGGCTTGTTTTCTTCCTTTTGATAGGCAAGGTATTTCAGAATAAAATTTACCATTCGCTCAGCTTCGAGAGAAACTACAAATCGTACTTCCCGATTTCCGTTACAATCAGAAAAGATAGCGGCGAAACAGCTATTCCTCTCGAAAAACTAAAAGTGGGCGACAGGATGATAATTCGCAACGGCGAAATTGCGCCCGCCGATTCGATTCTGATCAAAGGCGAAGCGTTTATCGACTACAGTTTTGTCACCGGCGAATCCGACCCGGTTAAACTCAAAAACGGAGACGTTATTTATGCAGGCGGAAGGCAGCAGGGCGGCACTATCGAAGCCGAATCGATAAAAGAAGTGTCTCAAAGCTACCTGACCCGGTTGTGGAACGATGCCTCTTTCCGGAAAGAAGAGGAAAGCCTTACAGAATCACTGGTCGATTTTGTAAGCAAATATTTTACGGCAATTGTGATTTCGATTGCAGTTGCAACGTTTTTCTATTGGTCTCCCGAAAGTTACTTGATTGCTTTCAACGCCTTCACCGCCGTGCTGATAGTCGCATGTCCCTGCGCTCTGGCTCTTTCCATTCCGTTTACATTCGGCAATACTCTCAGAATATTCGGCAGAAACAAATTCTATTTGAAGAGCGTTTCGGTTGTGGAAACTTTGTCTAAAATTACCGCTGTAGTGTTCGACAAAACAGGAACGATTACCGACAATAAATATCCCGAGGTGAAATTTATTCCTTCCGGTCAAATTGATCGGACTGAATTAATGCCAGCAATAAAATCGCTTGTAATAAATTCTTCGCACCCGTTGAGCAGAACCATTGCCGGTTATTTATCCGAATTTAAAGCGCAAAATATTTCGGATTTTCGCGAATATCCCGGCAAAGGTCTGCAAGCCAGATTCAACGGTAAGTTATTTAAAATCGGGTCGCCGGAATTTACCGGTTACGATGCTTTTTTAACGAGCGATTCGTCCTCAAACGTTACTGTAACGTCCGACGGAAAAGCTCTCGGTTATTTCAGAATAAAAACTAAATACAGAAATAAACTCGATGAAGTTATATCGCGGCTCAAATCCAAATATAAGCTATATCTTTTAACGGGCGATACCGAAAAGGAAAAAGCGAATCTCGAAAAATATTTCGGAAGCGGTAAAGTGCTTTTCCGGCAAAGTCCGTTCGACAAGCTCGAATTTATCAAAAAGCTAAAAGAGCGGGGGGAAGTAGTAATGATGATAGGCGACGGTTTGAACGACGCCGGAGCGCTTCAAAAGAGCGACGCAGGAGTGTCGATCTCCGACAACATCAACAATTTCACTCCCGCATGCGACGCCATTCTCGACGCGGATTCTTTCGGCTCGCTCCATAAATTTCTCGAATATTCCGTTGTAAGCAGATATATTGTTTATGCGAGTTTTGCAATATCCTTTGTTTATAATGTCGTCGGTTTATATTTTGCAACGAGCGGTAAACTCGAACCTGTAATCGCCGCCATACTGATGCCGCTGAGCTCGATTACAATTGTTTTGTTTACTACGGTTGCAACAACTATTTTTGCAAAAATTAAAGGATTGCTGTAA
- the ccoS gene encoding cbb3-type cytochrome oxidase assembly protein CcoS, translating to MSVIIVLVIASLLVAGGFLIAYLWAVRSGQYDDTQTPAFRILFEDKKANSTESKKQEQ from the coding sequence ATGTCGGTTATTATTGTCCTCGTGATTGCCAGCCTGCTTGTGGCGGGCGGATTCCTGATAGCCTACCTGTGGGCTGTCAGGTCGGGGCAGTACGACGATACTCAAACGCCGGCTTTCAGAATTCTGTTCGAAGACAAAAAAGCCAACAGTACCGAATCAAAAAAACAGGAGCAATAG
- the ccoN gene encoding cytochrome-c oxidase, cbb3-type subunit I, translating into MQIEKFSYDNNIVKQFSIATIVWGFVGMLVGLIIAIQLYFPAANLGIPYTTFGRIRPLHTNAVIFAFVGNMIFAGVYYSLQRLCKARMFSDFLSKFHFWGWQLIIVAAAITLPLGLTTSKEYAELEWPIDIMIAVVWVAFGINMFGTIIKRREEHMYVAIWFYIATFVTVTILHIVNSIEIPVSFLKSYPVYAGVQDALVQWWYGHNAVAFFLTTPYLGLMYYFLPKAAERPVYSYRLSILHFWALIFIYIWAGPHHLLYTALPDWAQSLGTVFSIMLIAPSWGGMLNGLLTLRGAWDKVREDPVLKFMVVAVTAYGMATFEGPMLSLKNVNAISHYTDWTIAHVHVGALGWNGLLTFGILYWLIPKMWNTKLYSRKLANSHFWIATLGIVFYVVPMYWSGITQSLMWKQFTELGLLQYPNFLETTLQIIPMHVIRSIGGALYLSGMFMMVYNLAMTAKQGKFIKDEEAEAYPLVKSEDKLKRGMIHRYLEKRPVKFALLSTVVILIGGLVEAIPTFIVESNIPTISSVKPYSPLELHGRDIYIREGCNACHSQMVRPFRSETERYGEYSKAGEFVYDHPFLWGSKRTGPDLHRVGGKYSNLWHYLHMEDPAQMSPGSIMPSYKWLLTRRIDTAETAAKISALRSIGTPYEKGYEKFANEDLMKQANTIADDLLNNGIPVDPDNEIIALIAYLQRLGTDIKVEKKGE; encoded by the coding sequence ATGCAGATAGAAAAATTCAGTTACGATAATAATATAGTCAAGCAGTTTTCCATTGCCACCATTGTATGGGGTTTTGTGGGAATGCTTGTAGGGTTGATTATCGCAATTCAACTCTATTTTCCGGCTGCAAATTTGGGCATTCCGTACACTACATTCGGAAGAATTCGTCCTCTCCATACGAATGCCGTTATATTTGCTTTTGTGGGCAATATGATTTTTGCCGGAGTTTATTATTCGTTGCAGCGACTCTGTAAAGCGCGCATGTTCAGCGATTTTCTGAGCAAGTTTCACTTCTGGGGTTGGCAGTTGATTATAGTCGCCGCGGCAATAACTCTTCCGCTCGGTTTAACGACCAGCAAAGAATACGCGGAACTGGAATGGCCTATCGATATTATGATTGCAGTCGTATGGGTGGCGTTCGGAATTAACATGTTCGGTACGATTATTAAAAGACGCGAAGAACATATGTACGTGGCAATCTGGTTTTATATCGCTACTTTCGTAACGGTTACAATTCTTCATATAGTTAATTCGATCGAAATTCCGGTCTCGTTCTTGAAAAGTTATCCCGTTTACGCGGGCGTTCAGGACGCTCTGGTTCAATGGTGGTACGGGCACAATGCCGTCGCATTCTTTCTAACGACTCCTTATCTGGGATTAATGTATTACTTTTTACCGAAAGCCGCAGAACGACCGGTCTATTCGTATAGGCTTTCGATTCTCCACTTCTGGGCGTTGATATTTATTTACATCTGGGCGGGACCCCATCATCTTTTGTATACGGCGTTACCGGACTGGGCTCAGTCGCTCGGCACGGTTTTCTCGATAATGTTGATTGCGCCTTCCTGGGGAGGAATGTTAAACGGTCTTCTTACGCTTCGCGGCGCATGGGATAAAGTCAGAGAAGACCCCGTTCTTAAATTTATGGTTGTTGCGGTTACCGCATACGGAATGGCTACGTTCGAAGGTCCGATGCTTTCGCTTAAAAACGTCAACGCAATTTCTCATTACACGGATTGGACAATCGCTCACGTGCACGTAGGCGCTCTCGGCTGGAACGGACTTCTGACTTTCGGTATACTCTATTGGTTGATACCGAAAATGTGGAATACAAAACTTTATTCCAGAAAACTCGCAAATTCACATTTCTGGATTGCCACGCTCGGCATTGTTTTCTATGTGGTGCCGATGTATTGGTCGGGTATAACCCAGTCGTTGATGTGGAAGCAATTTACCGAGCTTGGTCTTCTGCAATATCCGAACTTTCTGGAAACAACTCTTCAAATTATTCCGATGCACGTAATAAGGTCGATAGGAGGGGCGCTCTATTTGAGCGGTATGTTCATGATGGTATATAATCTTGCCATGACCGCAAAACAGGGTAAATTCATTAAAGACGAAGAGGCGGAAGCCTATCCGCTCGTTAAATCGGAAGACAAATTGAAAAGAGGAATGATACACCGTTACCTCGAAAAAAGACCGGTTAAATTTGCCCTCCTCTCGACCGTCGTAATTTTGATTGGAGGACTTGTTGAAGCTATACCCACGTTCATCGTTGAATCGAATATACCTACAATCTCGAGCGTTAAGCCGTATTCTCCTTTGGAATTGCACGGCAGAGATATCTATATACGCGAGGGATGCAACGCCTGCCATTCTCAAATGGTGCGTCCATTCAGGTCGGAGACCGAACGATACGGCGAATATTCCAAAGCCGGCGAATTTGTTTACGATCACCCCTTCCTGTGGGGGTCGAAACGAACCGGTCCGGATTTACACCGAGTGGGAGGAAAATATTCCAATTTGTGGCATTATCTCCATATGGAAGATCCTGCTCAAATGTCGCCCGGCTCCATAATGCCTTCTTATAAATGGCTGCTTACGCGAAGAATTGATACTGCGGAAACTGCAGCTAAAATTTCCGCTCTCCGTTCAATCGGAACGCCTTACGAAAAAGGCTACGAGAAATTTGCCAACGAAGATTTAATGAAACAGGCAAATACGATTGCGGACGATCTGCTTAACAATGGCATCCCTGTCGATCCGGATAACGAAATTATAGCATTGATAGCCTATCTGCAAAGACTCGGCACGGATATAAAAGTAGAAAAGAAAGGTGAATAA
- a CDS encoding cbb3-type cytochrome c oxidase N-terminal domain-containing protein, whose amino-acid sequence MDKIKSILAVILLSPLSSVFAAGNEEILDSVMKTMIVITLLMIAFVLWLAFVYSEKNDSEGKLFLEPFRRLIAFLDRSAPLDKEQEMLLDHNYDGIRELDNRVPPWFQILFYGTIIWAAGYLINYHVIGDGQVQLNEYKYEIEQANLQREILIKSGAFINEETVSFVDDAAALSEGKEIFVKNCASCHGQNGEGLIGPNLTDDYWIHGGGIKNIFKVIKYGVPQKGMISWESQIEPKKIQAVASYIITLHGTNPPNPKAPEGELWNENKPEGNKGA is encoded by the coding sequence ATGGATAAAATAAAATCGATTTTGGCGGTTATCCTGCTGTCGCCTTTAAGTTCGGTATTTGCCGCAGGCAACGAGGAAATTCTCGACAGCGTGATGAAAACAATGATAGTAATCACGCTATTGATGATTGCTTTTGTCCTCTGGCTTGCATTTGTCTATTCTGAAAAGAACGATTCTGAAGGTAAACTCTTCCTGGAACCGTTTCGCAGACTTATCGCTTTCCTCGACAGGTCGGCTCCGCTCGATAAAGAACAGGAGATGCTGCTCGACCATAATTACGACGGTATAAGAGAACTCGACAATCGTGTGCCGCCGTGGTTTCAGATCCTGTTCTACGGTACGATTATCTGGGCGGCGGGATATTTAATAAACTATCACGTAATCGGAGACGGGCAGGTGCAGCTGAACGAATACAAATATGAAATCGAACAGGCAAATTTGCAGCGTGAAATTTTGATTAAATCCGGCGCGTTTATAAACGAGGAAACGGTTTCATTTGTGGACGACGCCGCTGCTCTTTCCGAAGGGAAAGAAATCTTCGTTAAGAACTGCGCAAGCTGCCACGGTCAAAACGGCGAAGGATTAATCGGTCCGAATCTAACCGATGATTACTGGATTCACGGAGGCGGAATTAAAAATATTTTCAAAGTCATCAAATACGGCGTTCCGCAGAAGGGAATGATCAGCTGGGAATCGCAGATCGAACCTAAAAAGATCCAGGCGGTAGCGAGTTATATTATTACGTTACACGGTACGAATCCTCCGAATCCCAAAGCTCCGGAAGGAGAATTATGGAATGAAAATAAACCGGAAGGAAATAAAGGCGCATGA
- a CDS encoding FixH family protein: MKLSWGTIIVIVYTVFVIGTLTMVYIFMNQDVSLVTENYYAEEIKYQNQIEKKKNSESLDKNISVIMNEGYVDIVFPEITQPEKIKGEIEFYRPSDQERDFIADIQLDSTYTFRVPFNKLKRGYWKIKIDWSDGIKEYYYEKNLMIS, translated from the coding sequence ATGAAACTATCCTGGGGTACTATTATCGTAATTGTCTATACCGTTTTCGTCATTGGGACTTTGACAATGGTTTATATATTCATGAATCAGGACGTAAGTCTTGTTACGGAAAATTATTACGCCGAAGAAATCAAGTATCAAAATCAAATCGAAAAAAAGAAAAACAGCGAGTCGCTGGATAAAAATATTTCAGTTATAATGAACGAAGGTTATGTCGATATTGTATTTCCGGAGATTACTCAGCCCGAGAAAATTAAAGGAGAAATAGAATTCTACAGACCTTCGGACCAAGAGCGCGATTTTATTGCGGATATTCAACTCGATTCGACTTACACTTTCAGAGTCCCTTTCAATAAACTTAAACGGGGTTACTGGAAAATTAAAATCGACTGGTCGGACGGTATTAAAGAATATTATTATGAAAAAAACTTAATGATAAGCTGA
- a CDS encoding SDR family oxidoreductase: MSLKNKIVFITGATSGIGKSCAYAFAREGSNLIISARRQELIEKIAGDIEQKYGVKVYAGKLDVRNRNEVKNFVERLPEEWQKIDILINNAGLAKGLNKFYEDDPDNWDIMIDTNVKGLLYVTHEVLKGMIERQSGHIINIGSIAGHEAYPKGAVYCATKHAVDAITKSLRIDTIDKNIRVSTIDPGLVETNFSRVRFDGDEEKAKNVYKGIEPLTGDDVADAVIFCASRPPHVNIAQITLLASKQASATIVHRE, translated from the coding sequence ATGTCCCTGAAGAACAAAATAGTATTCATTACCGGCGCTACATCCGGCATCGGGAAATCGTGCGCCTACGCGTTCGCACGCGAAGGTTCGAATTTAATCATTTCGGCGCGCAGACAGGAATTAATCGAAAAGATTGCCGGCGACATAGAACAAAAATACGGAGTTAAAGTATACGCCGGCAAACTCGACGTTCGTAACAGAAACGAGGTGAAAAATTTTGTTGAAAGACTTCCGGAAGAATGGCAAAAAATCGACATTTTAATTAACAACGCCGGACTCGCCAAAGGCTTGAATAAATTCTACGAGGACGATCCCGACAACTGGGATATTATGATCGACACAAACGTTAAAGGTCTCCTCTACGTAACGCATGAAGTCCTGAAAGGAATGATAGAAAGACAAAGCGGACATATAATAAACATCGGCTCGATTGCCGGACACGAAGCTTATCCGAAAGGAGCGGTTTATTGCGCTACGAAACACGCCGTCGACGCGATTACGAAATCATTAAGAATTGATACGATCGACAAAAACATACGCGTAAGCACAATAGATCCGGGATTGGTTGAAACCAATTTCAGCCGGGTGCGATTCGACGGCGACGAGGAAAAGGCAAAAAACGTTTACAAAGGAATAGAACCGCTTACGGGGGACGACGTTGCAGACGCCGTAATATTCTGCGCTTCCCGTCCTCCGCACGTTAACATTGCGCAGATAACTCTGCTCGCTTCAAAACAGGCAAGCGCAACAATCGTGCACCGCGAATAA